A genome region from Microplitis demolitor isolate Queensland-Clemson2020A chromosome 1, iyMicDemo2.1a, whole genome shotgun sequence includes the following:
- the LOC128668049 gene encoding uncharacterized protein LOC128668049 isoform X1 produces the protein MKKFALVSSSKDDSNYYIIETRFIYKVGSNGGIKLIQEEDIHEDDLFVRKIGLHLSHVSIIDIDDDPYKLRKNYSKIRRIRMQRLPQYSPNIPQKKTVREIKKVNAEPNASRATIEQTVEDVLPPSILPDSGTKTRMDKNTEPNASKAAIEESAQYYLNMLPPSPIANPSNETEIDEENETTVTMEPSINNTSNPEQLRQALADVTNNTENSNNRSQIRSDETLSNSSSTLSRRSLNSQTTRVNSQSNPRSSHHPFTRRTFIPRLQLSHKKQTPCKPGLYRQLQRLETKVDKLADIVKTITNENFTVLNTNVRRRYPKLRESTVVVNNKEMYVIDGTHISAEDYAKLVQAPTMRKRVNRIINILWEPEKLVKMYMKPDVKDPLKIVVTPEEKKKVRDLSLYIQKKRELNIAKNGNDDIERFLDKWMGEYFKECRRQAKK, from the exons atgaaaaagtttgcTCTAGTCTCGAGCTCTAAAGACGactcaaattattatattattgaaacacgatttatatataaagttgGCTCTAACGGCGGCATAAAATTGATTCAAGAAGAGGACATACACGAAGACGATTTGTTTGTCCGAAAAATCGGGTTACACCTGAGTCATGTTTCAATCATCGACATTGatg atgatCCCTATAAGTTGCGTAAAAATTACAGCAAGATAAGACGTATCAGGATGCAAAGACTTCCTCAATATAGTCCGAATAtacctcaaaaaaaaacagtacgAGAGATTAAAAAGGTA AATGCAGAACCGAATGCTTCGAGAGCCACTATTGAACAAACGGTGGAAGATGTGTTGCCACCATCAATACTTCCGGATTCTGGAACCAAAACTCGAATGGATAAA AATACAGAACCGAATGCTTCGAAAGCCGCTATTGAAGAATCTGCACAATACTACCTAAATATGTTGCCACCATCACCGATTGCGAATCCTAGTAATGAAACTGAAATAGATGAg gAAAATGAAACAACTGTCACCATGGAACCATCAATTAATAACACCTCAAACCCAGAGCAACTTCGTCAAGCCTTAGCAGATGTTACAAATAAcacagaaaattcaaataatcggTCACAAATCCGTAGTGATGAAACCTTATCAAACTCAAGTAGTACACTTTCACGAAGATCATTGAATTCACAAACAACACGAGTCAACTCTCAAAGCAATCCTCGTTCATCACATCATCCCTTCACACGCCGTACATTCATACCACGTTTACAACTCTCACACAAAAAGCAAACTCCTTGCAAACCTGGCTTATATCGACAACTGCAAAGATTAGAAACAAAAGTAGATAAATTGGCTGATATCgttaaaacaataacaaatgaaaactTTACAGTCTTGAATACAAATGTAAGAAGACGTTATCCAAAGTTGAGAGAATCTACGGtggtggtaaataataaagag aTGTATGTCATTGATGGTACACATATTTCGGCCGAAGATTACGCCAAATTAGTTCAGGCACCAACTATGCGGAAACGAGTGAATcgaatcataaatattttgtggGAACCTGAAAAGCTCGTGAAAATGTACATGAAACCAGATGTTAAAGATCCTTTAAAAATTGTGGTGACAccggaagaaaaaaaaaaagttagag ATTTGTCTCtctatattcaaaaaaagcgAGAGTTAAACATTGCCAAAAATGGCAATGATGATATAGAAAGATTTTTGGACAAGTGGATGGGAGAATATTTTAAAGAGTGTCGCCGTCAAGCAAAGAAGTAG
- the LOC128668049 gene encoding uncharacterized protein LOC128668049 isoform X2 — MKKFALVSSSKDDSNYYIIETRFIYKVGSNGGIKLIQEEDIHEDDLFVRKIGLHLSHVSIIDIDDDPYKLRKNYSKIRRIRMQRLPQYSPNIPQKKTVREIKKNAEPNASRATIEQTVEDVLPPSILPDSGTKTRMDKNTEPNASKAAIEESAQYYLNMLPPSPIANPSNETEIDEENETTVTMEPSINNTSNPEQLRQALADVTNNTENSNNRSQIRSDETLSNSSSTLSRRSLNSQTTRVNSQSNPRSSHHPFTRRTFIPRLQLSHKKQTPCKPGLYRQLQRLETKVDKLADIVKTITNENFTVLNTNVRRRYPKLRESTVVVNNKEMYVIDGTHISAEDYAKLVQAPTMRKRVNRIINILWEPEKLVKMYMKPDVKDPLKIVVTPEEKKKVRDLSLYIQKKRELNIAKNGNDDIERFLDKWMGEYFKECRRQAKK; from the exons atgaaaaagtttgcTCTAGTCTCGAGCTCTAAAGACGactcaaattattatattattgaaacacgatttatatataaagttgGCTCTAACGGCGGCATAAAATTGATTCAAGAAGAGGACATACACGAAGACGATTTGTTTGTCCGAAAAATCGGGTTACACCTGAGTCATGTTTCAATCATCGACATTGatg atgatCCCTATAAGTTGCGTAAAAATTACAGCAAGATAAGACGTATCAGGATGCAAAGACTTCCTCAATATAGTCCGAATAtacctcaaaaaaaaacagtacgAGAGATTAAAAAG AATGCAGAACCGAATGCTTCGAGAGCCACTATTGAACAAACGGTGGAAGATGTGTTGCCACCATCAATACTTCCGGATTCTGGAACCAAAACTCGAATGGATAAA AATACAGAACCGAATGCTTCGAAAGCCGCTATTGAAGAATCTGCACAATACTACCTAAATATGTTGCCACCATCACCGATTGCGAATCCTAGTAATGAAACTGAAATAGATGAg gAAAATGAAACAACTGTCACCATGGAACCATCAATTAATAACACCTCAAACCCAGAGCAACTTCGTCAAGCCTTAGCAGATGTTACAAATAAcacagaaaattcaaataatcggTCACAAATCCGTAGTGATGAAACCTTATCAAACTCAAGTAGTACACTTTCACGAAGATCATTGAATTCACAAACAACACGAGTCAACTCTCAAAGCAATCCTCGTTCATCACATCATCCCTTCACACGCCGTACATTCATACCACGTTTACAACTCTCACACAAAAAGCAAACTCCTTGCAAACCTGGCTTATATCGACAACTGCAAAGATTAGAAACAAAAGTAGATAAATTGGCTGATATCgttaaaacaataacaaatgaaaactTTACAGTCTTGAATACAAATGTAAGAAGACGTTATCCAAAGTTGAGAGAATCTACGGtggtggtaaataataaagag aTGTATGTCATTGATGGTACACATATTTCGGCCGAAGATTACGCCAAATTAGTTCAGGCACCAACTATGCGGAAACGAGTGAATcgaatcataaatattttgtggGAACCTGAAAAGCTCGTGAAAATGTACATGAAACCAGATGTTAAAGATCCTTTAAAAATTGTGGTGACAccggaagaaaaaaaaaaagttagag ATTTGTCTCtctatattcaaaaaaagcgAGAGTTAAACATTGCCAAAAATGGCAATGATGATATAGAAAGATTTTTGGACAAGTGGATGGGAGAATATTTTAAAGAGTGTCGCCGTCAAGCAAAGAAGTAG
- the LOC128668049 gene encoding uncharacterized protein LOC128668049 isoform X3 encodes MFQSSTLMNAEPNASRATIEQTVEDVLPPSILPDSGTKTRMDKNTEPNASKAAIEESAQYYLNMLPPSPIANPSNETEIDEENETTVTMEPSINNTSNPEQLRQALADVTNNTENSNNRSQIRSDETLSNSSSTLSRRSLNSQTTRVNSQSNPRSSHHPFTRRTFIPRLQLSHKKQTPCKPGLYRQLQRLETKVDKLADIVKTITNENFTVLNTNVRRRYPKLRESTVVVNNKEMYVIDGTHISAEDYAKLVQAPTMRKRVNRIINILWEPEKLVKMYMKPDVKDPLKIVVTPEEKKKVRDLSLYIQKKRELNIAKNGNDDIERFLDKWMGEYFKECRRQAKK; translated from the exons ATGTTTCAATCATCGACATTGatg AATGCAGAACCGAATGCTTCGAGAGCCACTATTGAACAAACGGTGGAAGATGTGTTGCCACCATCAATACTTCCGGATTCTGGAACCAAAACTCGAATGGATAAA AATACAGAACCGAATGCTTCGAAAGCCGCTATTGAAGAATCTGCACAATACTACCTAAATATGTTGCCACCATCACCGATTGCGAATCCTAGTAATGAAACTGAAATAGATGAg gAAAATGAAACAACTGTCACCATGGAACCATCAATTAATAACACCTCAAACCCAGAGCAACTTCGTCAAGCCTTAGCAGATGTTACAAATAAcacagaaaattcaaataatcggTCACAAATCCGTAGTGATGAAACCTTATCAAACTCAAGTAGTACACTTTCACGAAGATCATTGAATTCACAAACAACACGAGTCAACTCTCAAAGCAATCCTCGTTCATCACATCATCCCTTCACACGCCGTACATTCATACCACGTTTACAACTCTCACACAAAAAGCAAACTCCTTGCAAACCTGGCTTATATCGACAACTGCAAAGATTAGAAACAAAAGTAGATAAATTGGCTGATATCgttaaaacaataacaaatgaaaactTTACAGTCTTGAATACAAATGTAAGAAGACGTTATCCAAAGTTGAGAGAATCTACGGtggtggtaaataataaagag aTGTATGTCATTGATGGTACACATATTTCGGCCGAAGATTACGCCAAATTAGTTCAGGCACCAACTATGCGGAAACGAGTGAATcgaatcataaatattttgtggGAACCTGAAAAGCTCGTGAAAATGTACATGAAACCAGATGTTAAAGATCCTTTAAAAATTGTGGTGACAccggaagaaaaaaaaaaagttagag ATTTGTCTCtctatattcaaaaaaagcgAGAGTTAAACATTGCCAAAAATGGCAATGATGATATAGAAAGATTTTTGGACAAGTGGATGGGAGAATATTTTAAAGAGTGTCGCCGTCAAGCAAAGAAGTAG